Below is a genomic region from Corallococcus silvisoli.
CCACCCGTTCGTCACATCCACGCGGGCCCGAAACCCATTACAAGGCGCGTCCATGGCCGACCGCGACCTGCCCCTCCTGCTCGTGCGCCACGCCGTGGCCGAGGACTCCCACGCCCTGGGAGACGAAGCCCGCGCCCTCACCCCGCAGGGCCGCGCCGCCTTCCGTCAGCACGCGCGCAAGCTGGCGCGCCTCACCCCGCTCATGGGCATCATCACCAGCCCCCTGGTGCGCGCGGTGCAGACCGCGGAGCTGCTCGCGGACGCGCTCGGCCTGTCCCACGTGGAGGTCCACCCCGGGCTCGTCCCCATGAAGGGCGCGGCTCGCAATGTGTTGAAGCTGGCGCGCGATGTGGGTCCGGGTTGGGCGCTGGTGGGACACAATCCCTCTCTGGAGCGCGCCGCCGCGCTCGCGCTGGGCCATGCGTTGCCCGACAAGCTCCGCAAAGGCTGCGCGGTGGCCCTGCGGCCTGAAGGGCACGGCTTCACCCTGGAATGGATGTTGGCGCCCGGGCGCGCCCTTCGTCGCCCCTGACTCACCCTCGCGGGCGTGGGAGTGCGGGCGAGTGGACGAGGCCCTCGTTCCCCCCTCCCATGTGTTTCATGGACGCGCGCGGCACCACCGTCATCGTGGACCTGTGGCTGGAGTTCCGCATCGCGGACCCCGCCAAGGCCCTGTTCGACGCGGCGGACTGGGACCGCTCGCTCAACAACCTCGGCACCCACTCGGCCATCTCCATCCTGGGCAACCGGGACTTCCAGCAGATCCCCTGCGACCGCACGGAGCTGGGCGAGCTGCTCCAGCGCGACGTGGCGCAGGAGACCGCGCGCTGGGGACTCCAGGTGGACGCGGCGCTCATCCGCAGCGTGAGCCTGCTGTCGGAGGTGGGCAGCCAGGTGCTGGAGACCCTCTGCGCCCGGCTCGAGCGCGCCAGGGCGGACATCGAGGAAGAGGGCCGCCAGCGCGTGGCGCTGCTGGAGGCGGAGACGGACGCGCGCATCGCGGCCATGGTCGCGGAGGCGAAGGGCCAGTCCCCCGCCGCCGTGGGCAAGGCGCTGCACGCGCTCAGCGGGGCCCCGGAGGTGCTGCGCGCCAACCAGGAGCTGTACGGGCCGTCGCTCATCCGCCCGCACCGCACCATCGCCTTCACGGGCTTCGCGGAAGGCGAGCTGCGCAGCGTGGACGCGGCGATGCTGGGGGTGCCCGGCGCGCAGCATGGCGAAGCGCACGGCGCGGAGGTGCTGGAGCGCACGCCGAAGGTGGCCTCGCGCGGCGGAGGCGAGGACAGAGGGCGCGGACGGCCCGGCCCCCTTCTCCCCGGGTCCGTCCGCGCCCGTCGTTTCCGTGCGGGATGGCAGGCGTTCCGCGCTGACGCGACCCGTGCGTCAGACGCCTGACGCGCGTGCGTGACGGACGTGACGCACTTGTTGCCGGTGCGTCACGTGGCCGCGAACAGAGGCGCGCAGAGTACGTGCCCGTCATGTCCCATGTTCTCATCGTCGACGACGAGCGCGACCTAGCGGAACTCATCGACTTCAACCTGCGAGGCGCGGGCTTCACCACGCGCCTCGCCTTCACCGGGGAGGCGGCCATCACGGCCGCGCGCGAGCAATCCCCGGACGTGGTGCTGTTGGACCTGATGCTGCCGGACCTGTCCGGCATCGAGGTCTGCCGCCACCTGCGCGCCAACCCCCGGCTGCGCGACGTGCTCATCGTCATGCTCACCGCCAAGAGCGAGGAAGCGGATCGCATCCGCGGCTTCGAGGTCGGCGCGGATGACTACGTCGTCAAGCCCTTCTCCGTGCGCGAGCTGGTGCTCCGGCTCAAGGCCATCCTCCGGCGCAGCACCTCGCCCCAGGAAGGCACCCCGGCCCTGGCGCTGGGCCCGCTGCGCCTGGACGTCACCCAGCACCGCTTCTTCGTGGAGGAGAAGGAGACCCCCCTCACCGCGCTGGAGTTCCGCCTGCTGGAGTACCTGATGGCGCGGCTGGGCCGGGTGCAGACGCGCGAGCAGCTCCTGGAGCAGGTCTGGGGCCTGTCCAGCGCGCTGGAGACGCGCACCATCGACACGCACGTGATGCGCCTGCGCGACAAGCTAGGCCCCGCGCGCGCCCTCCTGGAGACGGTGCGCGGCGTGGGCTACCGCATCGTGGACCCCGCGGCCGGGTAGTACCCCAGTCTCCTTCCGTTACCCATTTGTCACGAAAGGGCCGTCAAACAGCCATATCCGACCCATAGATCGTCACGCGTTCTCGACGCCGGGATTCCCGCGGACCTTCTATGCGCACTCTCCTTGTTGCTCTCTCCCTGTTGAGCTCCAGCGCCGCCATGGCCCAGGCCGCCACGCCCCAGGAAGCCCTCCCCTCGCCGCGGGCCGCCGCGCCGGGCGAGGCCGTGGAGCCTTCCACCACGGACGTGGCGCAGCCCTCCGCCCCCCTCCCGCCGCGGGCCAACGCCCCCACGGTGCCGGAGGCGTCCCCCTCCATCGACGAGCGGCTGACGGCCGACGAGCACCGGGTGGAGGCCCTGGAGGAGCAGAACACGGAGACGAAGAACGACCTGTCCGCCCTCAAGAAGCTGCGCTTCTCCGGCTACATCCAGGCCCGCTACCAGTACCAGGAGCCGCTGGATGACACCGGCGCGGGGGGCTTCAGCCGCTTCGGCGTCCGCCGGGGCCGCTTGAAG
It encodes:
- a CDS encoding SixA phosphatase family protein is translated as MADRDLPLLLVRHAVAEDSHALGDEARALTPQGRAAFRQHARKLARLTPLMGIITSPLVRAVQTAELLADALGLSHVEVHPGLVPMKGAARNVLKLARDVGPGWALVGHNPSLERAAALALGHALPDKLRKGCAVALRPEGHGFTLEWMLAPGRALRRP
- a CDS encoding SPFH domain-containing protein, yielding MDARGTTVIVDLWLEFRIADPAKALFDAADWDRSLNNLGTHSAISILGNRDFQQIPCDRTELGELLQRDVAQETARWGLQVDAALIRSVSLLSEVGSQVLETLCARLERARADIEEEGRQRVALLEAETDARIAAMVAEAKGQSPAAVGKALHALSGAPEVLRANQELYGPSLIRPHRTIAFTGFAEGELRSVDAAMLGVPGAQHGEAHGAEVLERTPKVASRGGGEDRGRGRPGPLLPGSVRARRFRAGWQAFRADATRASDA
- a CDS encoding response regulator, encoding MSHVLIVDDERDLAELIDFNLRGAGFTTRLAFTGEAAITAAREQSPDVVLLDLMLPDLSGIEVCRHLRANPRLRDVLIVMLTAKSEEADRIRGFEVGADDYVVKPFSVRELVLRLKAILRRSTSPQEGTPALALGPLRLDVTQHRFFVEEKETPLTALEFRLLEYLMARLGRVQTREQLLEQVWGLSSALETRTIDTHVMRLRDKLGPARALLETVRGVGYRIVDPAAG